acatagaaatacaaaaagaaaagtattccCTTATTTCCCGTATTTGGgaatatgaaacatttattttagatatCAGACAAGAACAGAGCTAAGTAATTTGATTTTACTGCAGCAGTGTAAAAATCATCCCTTCACCACAGTGTAAAATTTAAATGCATCTGCACAAGGGTACACATTATATAAAATGCAGTAAGATTACTGCTGCCCTGCCAAGTATTTCCAGTCCCTACCCAGGTCCTACTGCAATACTTGTGGTCCCAATAATTTCATGGAagcaaatcattaaaaataataataataaagcaattaaaaacaaatcaaaatgccTCAGTAACCATATATCCAACTCAAACTTTATCTATTTAAATGTTACATTTGCCTCCCactaataaatctttatttcactCAAACTTGAACAATAAATCTTCCATACTGAAGTATCTTCCTTGCCTaattaattcaaaggaaaaaaccaGAATGATTAGTAAAGAAAAATGTAGGGATTCACACACCCTTTTaatttaagtactttttttttttttttttttttttttgtggtatgcgggcctccctctgctgcggcctctcccgttgcggagcacaggctccggacgcacaggctcagcggccatggctcacgggcccagccgctccgcggcatgtgggatcctcccagaccggggcgcgaacccggttcccctgcatcggcaggcggacgcgcaaccactgcgccaccagggaagcccctgttttaagtacttttaaggtttaaaaattgtttaaatttttttaatttctagtaaGAAAACATTATCTGAATGAATACTCTAATGGCAAACCACTGTAAAATGTTTCAGCTGCATTTGGGGCAGAGGGGTAGGGATTATCTTCAAAGCACCCCAGCTTTCTTCATGAGAAGGTCAGAGGTACACTGGTTTGTGTTATTATGACATCCATGAGGTGATCTAAGTTGCTTGTCCTTCAGCAGGGACTTTATTTGTCAGAAGGGCATTATGCTTGACTTCCAAATTTGGCCGACAATTTACTGATGAGATTCATAACCTTTGGATTGCTCTGATATTTTGACATATTTGTCaggttctgagccacatcctGGAAGGCCACCATAACTTCTGGATCCTGCATGCCTGCAAGAACCTCTGGATCACTAAGAATTTCATTGAGCCCCAGCATTCCTGACATTCCAGGCATGCCCCTCCCATTCTAGGCATTCCTCCAGGAAAATTACCAGGCATTCCGCCAGGAAAGCCACCTGGAAAAGAGCCATACTGAGCTCCTAACCGTCGTCtggcttcttcctccctctgggCTCTCTCATGTTCTTCCCGAGCATTCTTGACCCTTTCTATTCTCTCTTTGATCTCTCGCTCTTCACGTTTTCGCTCATACTTTCTCCGATGTTCAGCAATTTTCTGGGCCCTTGGCTGAACTTCCTTCAGCATTGCACTAGTATCTTCATCATAATCCAGTTTACAGGCAAGGGCAAGATCATGGGCAGCTTCTTCCCAATGGCCCAAAAGTCTGTGTGCTTTCCTTTGCTACTTGTATGGCTGAGCAGAATTGGGATCTATTTCAATAGCTCTGTCACAGTCTCGGATGGCAGCATTTGGCTTCTGTAATTTGATGAAGACACTCGCTCTCTTGGCATACAGAATGGCCAAACGAGGATTTAGCTTGGTGGCATCTGTGAACAAGTCAATGGCTTTCTGTAGTACACCAACATTTAGGGTATCAATGGCAGCCACGTTTTTATCATTTGCCTGATCCATCATCTCCTCAGTTATCTCTACATTTTCATCTCCCATTTCTTGAGGGGCATCAGTGCCTCGTTCAAGCACACCTTCATTGTCAATTTCTAGATCACTTTCCTCACTTGATGGTTCATCTGTCTTTATGTTTTCCTCCGCCTTCTTActatctgttttttcttccttggtattttcttccaatttagTTTTATGAGTAGCAGGTGGTATTTTAGCCCCCATACTCTTCACCCACTCCCTCAGGAAGCGCATTTCCTCGGTGTGCAGAACACTCAGGTCCTGCTTGCACATTTTCACGAAGGCTCGAAGCTTGCTCACTTTGCCGGTGACCACGGTCCGGAAGCGGCAGGAGGCAGCAGGAGGCGGTGAGTGCGCGGAGGCTGCGGCCCCATCCCAGGCCCAGGCGCTAGCTCAGCGTGACCGCGTAAAGGgcagtttgttttcctttttagattccacatataagtgatatcatactgaactaattctgtaaaattagttttaaaagatCCAAAACCAGACCTGAAAAAGTCTAGTCTAGAAGCTTCTGCTTTGATCTGTAGTTTTACTTCCAtattaaactttcttttcttcatggcAGCTATGCATTACAGTGGTTGTTCAGTAAATGTTCAAAGGAAGTAACAATTAGATCCtccacttatatatatattcttatagaAGACCACTTATCTTTTGACATCTCTCAACTTCCTGTCCAACTTTATGTACCACTTGAATCCTTCACCTTCTAGACGTTTTCCTGCATCGGAGCAGGTAATTCCTGACCCTTAATAAaccacgtgggcttccctggtggcgcagtggttgagagtccgcctgccgatgcaggggacgcgggttcgtgacccggtccgggaggatcccacatgccgcggagcggctgggcccgtgagccatggccgctgggcctgtgcgtccggagactgtgctccgcaacgggagaggccacaacagtgagaggcccgcataccgcaaaaacaaaacaaaacaacaccacatgatttattttttcttttttatcttttgttgccAGACCCAGTGTTCATGCATTAGAAGAGCTAGCTATGCAGATTGTCTTACCCTGGACTGAGCTCCTGAGAACACTTAGAATCACATGgggtgggaaaggaaacagaaagagatgCCGGTCAAGAACAGAATTGCACTCAAGAGTAATTGCAAAGGGTCAGTAAAGAAGTCCTATAATGGTCAAGCTGGAGAGATCATTGTAAGccacaaacaagaaacaaatgatATATAAAGAGCAGGATAGTTAATGGAGGACCATGTGAGGAAAATGTAAGACTGAATGAGGGAAGAAGGTTCATTAATTTGCTTTTAACAAAATTGGTATTGCTAGAGTTGAAATGGATGCTTCAAATTCATCAAAGCTACTAGGTTAGTGTAGACTCTTCTAAAATACACAGTAagtccagaaaataaaagacttatttatttatttttaatttagtttcctcattttctttttttaaattaaattaaatttaatttttttatacagcaggttatttatctattttatacatattaatgtatgtaagtcaatcccaatctttgaattcatcccccacccctgcttttcccccttcccatacgtttgttctatacatctgtgtctctatttctgccttgcaaactggttcatctgtaccatttttctagattccacatatatgtgttaatatatgatatttgcttttctctttctgacttacttcactctgtatgacagtctctaggtccatccacatctctacaaatgacccaacttcgttcctttttatggctgagtaatactccattgtatatatgtacNNNNNNNNNNNNNNNNNNNNNNNNNNNNNNNNNNNNNNNNNNNNNNNNNNNNNNNNNNNNNNNNNNNNNNNNNNNNNNNNNNNNNNNNNNNNNNNNNNNNNNNNNNNNNNNNNNNNNNNNNNNNNNNNNNNNNNNNNNNNNNNNNNNNNNNNNNNNNNNNNNNNNNNNNNNNNNNNNNNNNNNNNNNNNNNNNNNNNNNNNNNNNNNNNNNNNNNNNNNNNNNNNNNNNNNNNNNNNNNNNNNNNNNNNNNNNNNNNNNNNNNNNNNNNNNNNNNNNNNNNNNNNNNNNNNNNNNNNNNNNNNNNNNNNNNNNNNNNNcatgtgggatcttcccggaccggggcacgaacccgtgtcccctgcatcagcagaggattctcaaccactgcgccaccagggaaaccctgtaccacatcttctttatccattcatctgttggtgggcatttaggttgcttccatgacctggctattgtaaatagtgctgcaatgaacattggggtgcatgtgtctttttgaattatggttttgtctgggtatatgcccagtagtgggattgctgggtcatatggtaattctatNNNNNNNNNNNNNNNNNNNNNNNNNNNNNNNNNNNNNNNNNNNNNNNNNNNNNNNNNNNNNNNNNNNNNNNNNNNNNNNNNNNNNNNNNNNNNNNNNNNNNNNNNNNNNNNNNNNNNNNNNNNNNNNNNNNNNNNNNNNNNNNNNNNNNNNNNNNNNNNNNNNNNNNNNNNNNNNNNNNNNNNNNNNNNNNNNNNNNNNNNNNNNNNNNNNNNNNNNNNNNNNNNNNNNNNNNNNNNNNNNNNNNNNNNNNNNNNNNNNNNNNNNNNNNNNNNNNNNNNNNNNNNNNNNNNNNNNNNNNNNNNNNNNNNNNNNNNNNNNNNNNNNNNNNNNNNNNNNNNNNNNNNNNNNNNNNNNNNNNNNNNNNNNNNNNNNNNNNNNNNNNNNNNNNNNNNNNNNNNNNNNNNNNNNNNNNNNNNNNNNNNNNNNNNNNNNNNNNNNNNNNNNNNNNNNNNNNNNNNNNNNNNNNNNNNNNNNNNNNNNNNNNNNNNNNNNNNNNNNNNNNNNNNNNNNNNNNNNNNNNNNNNNNNNNNNNNNNNNNNNNNNNNNNNNNNNNNNNNNNNNNNNNNNNNNNNNNNNNNNNNNNNNNNNNNNNNNNNNNNNNNNtcctttgctgtgcaaaagcttttaagtttcattaggtgccatttgtttgtttttgtttttatttccattaatctaggaggtgggtcaaaaaggatcttgctgtgatttatgtcatagagtgttcttcctatatttccCTCTAATagctttatagtgtccagtcttacatttaagtctttaatccattttgagcttatttttgtgtatggtgttatggagtgttctaatttcattcttttccatgtagctgtcatgtattcttttacatgtagttttcccagcaccacttattgactgtcttttctccattgtatatccttgcctcctttgtcatagattagttgaccataggtgcatgggtttatctctgagctttctatcctcttccattgatctttatttctgtttttgtgccagtaccaaattgtcttgattactgtagctttctagtata
This genomic interval from Physeter macrocephalus isolate SW-GA chromosome 4, ASM283717v5, whole genome shotgun sequence contains the following:
- the LOC102985035 gene encoding LOW QUALITY PROTEIN: hsc70-interacting protein-like (The sequence of the model RefSeq protein was modified relative to this genomic sequence to represent the inferred CDS: inserted 1 base in 1 codon; substituted 1 base at 1 genomic stop codon), encoding MVDVTHSYNVNRSTIGMILKNKHKIMEHLKSAVPMMSTIILKKRRKRIEMEKPLTEADTEPVPEDDKAAAAEDMDEANWPPPDAWAWDGAAASAHSPPPAASCRFRTVVTGKVSKLRAFVKMCKQDLSVLHTEEMRFLREWVKSMGAKIPPATHKTKLEENTKEEKTDSKKAEENIKTDEPSSEESDLEIDNEGVLERGTDAPQEMGDENVEITEEMMDQANDKNVAAIDTLNVGVLQKAIDLFTDATKLNPRLAILYAKRASVFIKLQKPNAAIRDCDRAIEIDPNSAQPYKXQRKAHRLLGHWEEAAHDLALACKLDYDEDTSAMLKEVQPRAQKIAEHRRKYERKREEREIKERIERVKNAREEHERAQREEEARRRLGAQYGSFPGGFPGGMPGNFPGGMPRMGXGMPGMSGMLGLNEILSDPEVLAGMQDPEVMVAFQDVAQNLTNMSKYQSNPKVMNLISKLSAKFGSQA